In Mixophyes fleayi isolate aMixFle1 chromosome 4, aMixFle1.hap1, whole genome shotgun sequence, the following proteins share a genomic window:
- the LMOD2 gene encoding leiomodin-2, with amino-acid sequence MSAFGYRREISKYEDIDEDELLASLSPEELQELERELEDIEPDHNLPVGMRQKSLTEKSPTVNFSREALMAYWEKETKKLMEKESGTCTENSREEEEEGSEEDDFMGSNSEISEEIDTEEDEEEEKDTEADEEEENDTEREEDEEEKDTEGEEVEGEVEDSDKEKMKEEVMCSENKPCEAIKIPIQAPTIKCNGVTVDNATCNGFSGNSGKYSRQADEPINQKTPSLVLSNPTVIEEALESIKINDPETYEVNLNNMENAKADTLVEFTEALKNNTNVKVFSLANTHADDNVAIAISNMLRINRNITCLNIESNFITGKGILAIMRALQYSNSVLTELRFHNQRHIMGSQVEMEIVKLVKDNTSIVKLGYHFELPGPRMSMTSILTRNMDKQRQRRMQEQKESGYDPTSNLRTKTLQKGTPGSSPYPSPRSSPWSSPKLTRKVQSTLPITLPPPPPPPPPPPPPPPPSVPPLLLLTQEKKVPTRNIAEVIKQHERSAKKIQNGQSKTKGKKSKKEQNNILKEIKNSLRSISDNKVEEGSRPSTPQKSAHDDLMEAIRGSSLKQLKRVEVPKSLR; translated from the exons ATGTCTGCCTTTGGATACAGGAGGGAGATCAGTAAATATGAAGATATTGATGAAGATGAGCTACTGGCTTCACTCTCCCCAGAGGAGCTCCAGGAATTAGAAAGAGAACTGGAGGACATTGAGCCTGACCACAATCTTCCCGTCGGAATGAGGCAAAAAAGTTTAACAGAAAAATCTCCAACAGTCAACTTCAGCAGAGAAGCACTGATGGCTTATTgggaaaaagaaaccaaaaagtTAATGGAGAAGGAAAGTGGCACTTGTACTGAG AACTCTagggaagaggaagaagaaggaagtGAGGAGGATGACTTTATGGGGAGTAACAGTGAGATTTCTGAGGAAATTGATACAgaagaagatgaagaagaggagaaggACACTGAAGCAGATGAAGAAGAGGAAAATGACACTGAAAGAGAAGAAGATGAAGAGGAGAAGGACACTGAAGGAGAAGAAGTAGAGGGTGAAGTTGAGGATAGtgacaaagaaaaaatgaaagaagAGGTAATGTGTAGTGAAAATAAACCGTGTGAAGCTATAAAAATTCCCATCCAGGCACCTACTATAAAATGTAATGGAGTTACTGTTGATAATGCAACCTGCAATGGCTTCAGTGGAAACAGTGGCAAATATAGCAGACAAGCAGATGAGCCTATAAACCAGAAGACTCCAAGCCTTGTCCTCTCAAATCCAACGGTCATTGAGGAAGCTCTTGAAAGTATCAAAATCAATGATCCAGAGACTTATGAAGTTAACCTAAATAACATGGAGAATGCTAAAGCTGATACATTGGTGGAATTTACAGAGGCTCTGAAAAATAACACAAATGTTAAAGTATTTAGTTTAGCAAACACTCATGCTGATGACAATGTTGCAATAGCTATTTCTAATATGTTGAGGATTAATAGAAATATTACATGTCTAAACATAGAATCAAACTTCATAACAGGGAAGGGGATATTAGCAATCATGAGAGCTCTTCAGTATTCCAACAGTGTGCTGACTGAACTAAGGTTTCATAATCAGAGACACATTATGGGAAGTCAAGTGGAAATGGAAATAGTGAAATTAGTAAAAGACAATACAAGTATTGTCAAGCTAGGTTATCACTTTGAGCTTCCAGGACCACGTATGTCGATGACAAGCATCCTTACCAGAAATATGGAcaagcagagacagaggagaatgCAGGAACAAAAGGAATCTGGTTATGATCCTACATCTAATCTGAGGACCAAGACCTTGCAGAAAGGAACTCCAGGGTCCTCCCCATATCCTTCACCTAGAAGTTCACCATGGTCATCTCCAAAACTTACTAGAAAAGTTCAGTCTACCTTACCAATTACCTTACCACCGCCTCCTCCACCACCACCTCCACCTCCACCCCCACCTCCACCATCTGTTCCTCCTCTACTTCTATTAACTCAAGAAAAAAAGGTTCCAACACGGAATATTGCTGAAGTTATCAAACAACATGAGAGATCTgcgaaaaaaattcaaaatggacagagtaagacaaaagggaaaaaaagtaaaaaagaacaaaataacaTATTGAAAGAAATTAAAAATTCACTAAGATCAATTTCAGACAACAAAGTTGAGGAGGGTTCGAGACCATCTACACCTCAAAAATCTGCTCATGATGATCTTATGGAAGCTATCAGAGGCAGCAGTTTAAAACAGTTGAAGAGG